A region from the Kribbella shirazensis genome encodes:
- a CDS encoding ABC-2 family transporter protein: protein MAELSWVRQYVILERAALRAQLQYRVNFWTTLMGGVAYQGTQLLFLGVLLGKFGLIAGWGFPEVAFVFAMRLASHAFYVVPFGALMRTDEMVRDGEFDRVLLRPVNPFLQLVTRWFPLMALGDALLGFGALAIFGWQAPVDWSATKLVYLILAVVCGGLVETGIQTVFCGLSFVATSTFSLRIFADNSITQFSGYPLTMFGRTTFYAFCTVFPMAFISFLPATVLLDRTDDVPLPVWLITASPLAGPIVFALSYAFFTKMMPRYTSPGS, encoded by the coding sequence GTGGCTGAACTGTCGTGGGTCCGCCAGTACGTGATCCTGGAGCGGGCCGCGCTGCGGGCGCAGTTGCAGTACCGGGTGAACTTCTGGACGACGCTGATGGGCGGTGTCGCCTACCAGGGCACGCAGTTGCTGTTCCTCGGTGTCCTTCTCGGCAAGTTCGGTCTGATCGCGGGCTGGGGTTTCCCCGAGGTCGCGTTCGTGTTCGCGATGCGGCTCGCGTCGCACGCGTTCTACGTCGTTCCCTTCGGGGCGCTGATGCGGACCGACGAGATGGTCCGCGACGGCGAGTTCGACCGGGTCCTGCTGCGCCCGGTGAACCCGTTCCTGCAGCTGGTCACGCGGTGGTTCCCGCTGATGGCTTTGGGCGACGCACTGCTCGGCTTCGGTGCGCTGGCCATCTTCGGCTGGCAGGCCCCCGTCGACTGGAGCGCTACGAAGCTCGTCTACCTGATCCTCGCGGTCGTCTGCGGCGGCCTGGTCGAGACCGGCATCCAGACCGTCTTCTGCGGCCTCTCCTTCGTCGCCACCTCCACGTTCTCGCTGCGGATCTTCGCCGACAACTCGATCACCCAGTTCTCCGGCTACCCCCTCACCATGTTCGGCCGCACCACCTTCTACGCCTTCTGCACCGTCTTCCCGATGGCCTTCATCTCCTTCCTCCCCGCCACAGTCCTCCTCGACCGCACCGACGACGTCCCCCTCCCGGTCTGGCTGATCACCGCCTCTCCCCTCGCCGGCCCCATCGTCTTCGCCCTCAGCTACGCCTTCTTCACCAAGATGATGCCGAGATACACCAGCCCCGGAAGCTGA
- a CDS encoding ABC-2 family transporter protein, giving the protein MSHVGTLRAFRGMTRAGTRSVLIYRGDLITGAATLVIQVALAIAVWRIVYGGRGPVDGVDVKTAVAYAAIAACLQSVLLPWQFSSLPMRIRNGQIATDLTRPLGLIWQILGQNLGVLLGRLPLGAIGLAVAAVLGALTLPPGWGAGLLALVATVGGALVAMLCNLIVSMVTFWTFEVGGPLIVYRFGSAFLSGSLIPLWFMPGWLRASVEWLPFQAQVYTPVSIYLGQTRGGEALALVGVQLVWVVVLAFLLELVWRRARHKVVVQGG; this is encoded by the coding sequence GTGAGTCACGTGGGTACGCTGCGCGCGTTCCGCGGCATGACCCGGGCCGGAACGCGCTCCGTCCTGATCTATCGCGGCGACCTGATCACCGGCGCGGCAACGCTGGTCATCCAGGTCGCGCTCGCGATCGCGGTCTGGCGGATCGTGTACGGCGGACGCGGGCCGGTCGACGGGGTGGACGTGAAGACGGCGGTCGCCTACGCGGCGATTGCGGCGTGTCTGCAGTCGGTGCTCCTTCCCTGGCAGTTCTCGTCGCTGCCGATGCGGATCCGCAACGGGCAGATCGCGACCGATCTCACCCGGCCGCTCGGTCTGATCTGGCAGATCCTCGGGCAGAACCTCGGCGTCCTGCTCGGCCGGCTGCCGCTCGGCGCGATCGGGCTCGCGGTCGCGGCCGTCCTCGGTGCGCTGACCCTGCCGCCGGGCTGGGGCGCCGGATTGCTCGCACTGGTGGCGACGGTGGGCGGCGCACTGGTCGCGATGCTGTGCAACCTGATCGTGTCGATGGTGACGTTCTGGACGTTCGAGGTCGGCGGGCCGCTGATCGTGTACCGGTTCGGGAGTGCGTTCCTCTCGGGGTCGTTGATTCCGTTGTGGTTCATGCCGGGCTGGTTGCGGGCGTCGGTCGAGTGGCTGCCGTTCCAGGCGCAGGTGTACACACCCGTGTCGATCTACCTCGGTCAGACCCGGGGCGGAGAGGCGCTGGCGCTGGTCGGCGTACAACTGGTCTGGGTCGTCGTGCTGGCGTTCCTCCTCGAGCTGGTCTGGCGGCGGGCACGCCACAAGGTGGTGGTGCAGGGTGGCTGA
- a CDS encoding ABC transporter ATP-binding protein produces MPVIEASELVKEFSRPAVLPGRLPRLRALFSTKRDITRAVNGVNFQVEPGELVGYLGPNGAGKSTTIKMLTGILTPTSGVCRVAGLEPSRDRARNARNIGVVFGQRTQLWYDLPLRDSFEVLADLYNLDKSTYRKRVGLFTELLDLSDFLDTPVRSLSLGQRMRGDLVAAMLHEPSILFLDEPTVGLDVVAKARLTEFIAETNKSSGTTVVLTTHDMDDVERLCQRIIVIDSGIVLYDGDLSRLKERFMPYRFLVLTLSERSIRRVADLPFATEVETSAVGAVLPYPERSVVLRFDPREITTPELIARASQVYQVDELSIVDPRLTDVIAQLYDGLLT; encoded by the coding sequence ATGCCGGTCATCGAGGCGTCCGAGCTGGTGAAGGAGTTCAGCCGGCCGGCTGTCCTGCCGGGACGGCTGCCCCGGTTGCGGGCGCTGTTCAGCACCAAACGCGACATCACCCGCGCGGTCAACGGCGTGAACTTCCAGGTCGAACCCGGCGAGCTCGTCGGGTACCTCGGCCCGAACGGCGCGGGCAAGTCGACCACGATCAAGATGCTCACCGGGATCCTCACCCCGACGTCCGGGGTGTGCCGGGTCGCCGGGCTGGAGCCGTCCCGCGATCGCGCGCGCAACGCCCGCAACATCGGTGTCGTCTTCGGTCAGCGCACGCAGCTCTGGTACGACCTCCCGCTCCGTGACTCGTTCGAGGTCCTCGCGGATCTCTACAACCTCGACAAGTCGACGTACCGCAAGCGCGTCGGCCTGTTCACCGAGCTGCTCGACCTGTCCGACTTCCTGGACACGCCGGTCCGCTCGCTGTCACTCGGCCAGCGGATGCGCGGCGATCTGGTCGCCGCGATGCTGCACGAACCGTCGATCCTGTTCCTCGACGAGCCGACCGTCGGGCTGGACGTGGTCGCGAAGGCCCGGCTGACCGAGTTCATCGCGGAGACGAACAAGTCCTCGGGGACGACGGTGGTGCTGACCACGCACGACATGGACGACGTCGAGCGGCTCTGCCAGCGCATCATCGTGATCGACTCCGGCATCGTCCTGTACGACGGCGACCTGTCGCGGCTGAAGGAACGGTTCATGCCGTACCGCTTCCTCGTCCTCACCCTGTCCGAGCGCAGCATCCGCCGGGTCGCGGACCTCCCGTTCGCGACCGAGGTGGAGACGAGCGCGGTCGGCGCCGTGCTCCCGTACCCCGAGCGCAGCGTCGTACTGCGCTTCGACCCGCGCGAGATCACCACGCCCGAGCTGATCGCGCGGGCTTCGCAGGTCTACCAGGTCGACGAGTTGTCGATCGTCGACCCGCGACTGACCGACGTGATCGCCCAGCTGTACGACGGACTGCTCACGTGA
- a CDS encoding MarR family winged helix-turn-helix transcriptional regulator, translated as MTIAPSLCSPLALADAEPSRAAEPWESDVLTAYGLLREAAAELDHLMRHSLKRSGLQMAMFELLLRLARSNGEKQRLTSLARELTVTTGGITRLVDRAENLGLVRREPCPDDARGSFAVLTEEGKRRLREALPDHLLEIDSLWMSQLADERDVVLGKLRRVRDNARRWPNGRPGLGPITPDRI; from the coding sequence ATGACCATCGCGCCTTCGCTTTGCTCGCCCCTAGCGCTCGCCGATGCAGAACCCAGTCGCGCCGCGGAACCCTGGGAAAGCGACGTGCTCACGGCCTACGGCCTGCTGCGAGAAGCAGCAGCCGAACTGGATCACCTGATGCGCCATTCCTTGAAGCGCAGTGGACTGCAAATGGCAATGTTCGAACTGTTGCTGCGGCTTGCCCGTAGCAACGGGGAGAAACAGCGTCTCACCTCGCTCGCCCGGGAGTTGACCGTCACCACCGGCGGCATCACCCGGCTGGTCGACCGTGCCGAGAACCTCGGTCTGGTCCGCCGCGAGCCCTGCCCCGACGACGCCCGCGGATCGTTCGCCGTCCTGACCGAGGAGGGGAAGCGGCGGCTGCGCGAAGCACTGCCGGACCACCTGCTCGAGATCGACAGCCTCTGGATGTCCCAGCTGGCGGACGAGCGTGACGTCGTTCTCGGCAAGCTCCGCCGGGTCCGGGACAACGCCCGCCGGTGGCCGAACGGCCGCCCGGGTCTGGGGCCGATCACGCCCGACCGGATCTGA
- a CDS encoding molybdopterin-dependent oxidoreductase produces MKQQADPKAAAGIRWRGAAGGVLAALAGLAVGSVSAGILGTQQTPVVAIGSAFIDRVPPWLKDLAIAWFGTHDKTALRAGILIVVAALAAVGGILAVRRYWAGALITIALAGVAVAAAFTRADSGQTGFLPSAFAGITALIVLRLFSRRLEPLLDIPDDNVSRRGFLQLSAGVALGSAAVGALGRVVGGNRAAVADARKRLRLPQPRTLAPPAGVQADGAVPWVTANEDFYRIDTALSVPQIVPSDWKLRVHGMVDRELELTFDDLLKRQVLHKWVTLTCVSNQVGGDLVGNALWSGVLLKDLLEEAGPARDADAIKSTSKDGFTAGTPLPTLLDDRQAMLAFAMNGEPLPVEHGFPVRIVVPGLYGYVSATKWLVDIEVSRFDRFEGYWTPRGWSALGPIKLSSRIDTPLGKKVEPGPVTVAGVAWDQHVGVSKVEVRVDGGPWQQATLAADPSIDTWRQWHWTWDAPGGTHLLQVRAFDAKGNPQVEASAPPAPNGATGLHTISVKVG; encoded by the coding sequence GTGAAGCAACAAGCTGACCCGAAGGCCGCGGCCGGTATCCGGTGGCGAGGCGCTGCCGGCGGTGTCCTCGCCGCGCTGGCCGGGCTCGCGGTCGGCAGTGTGAGCGCGGGGATCCTCGGGACGCAGCAGACGCCTGTGGTGGCGATCGGGTCGGCGTTCATCGACCGGGTGCCGCCGTGGCTGAAGGATCTCGCGATCGCCTGGTTCGGCACACACGACAAGACGGCGCTCCGGGCCGGCATCCTGATCGTGGTCGCGGCGCTCGCCGCGGTCGGCGGGATTCTCGCCGTACGGCGGTATTGGGCCGGTGCCCTGATCACGATCGCGCTCGCAGGCGTCGCGGTCGCGGCCGCGTTCACCCGCGCCGATTCCGGGCAGACCGGGTTCCTCCCGTCGGCGTTCGCCGGAATCACGGCGCTGATCGTCCTGCGCCTGTTCAGCCGGCGCCTCGAGCCACTGCTCGACATCCCCGACGACAACGTCAGCCGCCGCGGCTTCCTGCAACTCTCGGCCGGCGTCGCACTCGGCTCGGCCGCCGTCGGCGCGCTCGGCAGGGTGGTCGGTGGCAACCGCGCCGCCGTCGCGGACGCCCGCAAGCGACTCCGCCTTCCCCAGCCACGGACCCTCGCCCCGCCGGCCGGCGTGCAGGCGGACGGCGCCGTGCCGTGGGTCACGGCGAACGAGGACTTCTACCGCATCGACACCGCGCTCTCCGTCCCGCAGATCGTGCCGTCCGACTGGAAGCTGCGCGTCCACGGCATGGTCGACCGCGAACTCGAGCTGACCTTCGACGACCTCCTGAAACGACAGGTCCTGCACAAGTGGGTCACCCTCACCTGCGTGAGCAACCAGGTCGGCGGCGACCTGGTCGGGAACGCTCTCTGGTCCGGCGTACTGCTGAAGGATCTGCTCGAGGAGGCCGGTCCGGCGCGGGACGCGGACGCGATCAAGTCGACGTCGAAGGACGGATTCACCGCCGGTACGCCGCTGCCGACGCTGCTCGACGACCGCCAGGCGATGCTCGCGTTCGCGATGAACGGGGAGCCGCTGCCGGTCGAGCACGGGTTCCCGGTGCGCATCGTCGTCCCCGGGCTGTACGGCTACGTGTCGGCGACGAAGTGGCTGGTGGACATCGAGGTGTCGCGGTTCGACCGCTTCGAGGGGTACTGGACGCCGCGCGGATGGTCCGCGCTCGGCCCGATCAAGTTGTCGTCGCGGATCGACACCCCGCTGGGCAAGAAGGTGGAACCGGGACCGGTGACCGTGGCGGGCGTGGCCTGGGACCAGCACGTCGGGGTGTCGAAGGTCGAGGTCCGCGTCGATGGGGGCCCTTGGCAACAAGCGACGCTGGCGGCCGACCCGTCGATCGACACCTGGCGGCAGTGGCACTGGACCTGGGACGCGCCGGGTGGCACGCATCTGCTGCAGGTACGGGCGTTCGACGCCAAGGGAAATCCACAGGTCGAGGCGTCGGCGCCACCTGCACCGAACGGCGCGACGGGCCTGCACACGATCAGCGTGAAGGTCGGCTGA
- a CDS encoding TetR/AcrR family transcriptional regulator gives MEPPKRRRSNTRARLLEGALEVFAERGFHGASVEDICERAGFTRGAFYSNFGSKDELVLALFQATTDRLLEQIEALLPEFASQPGSLLDAVLGLLDETAPDRRQWHLISTEFTLHALRDPEAAQALNEQRAMFRESLTRLVEQIAETGGLELTVPAEQFVRMVMALHEGARSQSLLEPRAVPAGSLEHTFLPMVLEAVSRPSR, from the coding sequence ATGGAACCGCCCAAGCGCCGCCGCTCCAACACCCGGGCCCGTCTCCTCGAGGGCGCCCTGGAGGTGTTCGCCGAGCGCGGATTCCACGGTGCGTCCGTGGAGGACATCTGTGAGCGGGCCGGGTTCACCCGCGGCGCCTTCTACTCCAACTTCGGCTCCAAGGACGAGTTGGTGCTCGCGCTGTTCCAGGCCACGACCGACCGGCTCCTCGAGCAGATCGAGGCACTGCTCCCGGAGTTCGCGAGTCAGCCCGGCTCGCTGCTGGACGCCGTACTCGGACTGCTCGACGAGACCGCGCCGGACCGGCGGCAATGGCATCTGATCTCCACCGAGTTCACGCTGCACGCGCTGCGTGATCCGGAGGCGGCGCAGGCGCTGAACGAGCAGCGCGCGATGTTCCGCGAGAGTCTGACCAGACTGGTCGAGCAGATCGCCGAGACCGGCGGGCTGGAGCTGACCGTGCCGGCGGAGCAGTTCGTCCGGATGGTGATGGCGTTGCACGAGGGGGCGCGGTCGCAGAGCCTGCTCGAGCCGCGGGCGGTTCCGGCCGGGTCACTCGAGCACACGTTCCTGCCGATGGTGCTGGAAGCGGTCAGCCGACCTTCACGCTGA
- a CDS encoding YhgE/Pip family protein → MTALRMALSELRRLTAGRLPKLAVVALLLVPVLYGGLYLYANHDPYGRLDKIPTAVVVEDAGTTLATGEKLNVGPQVADELVKSKSFDWHQVDRADAAAGVSDGTYEFALVLPKTFSADLASSADFKPRQAQLELLTNDANNYIAHTIANQVVAQVTKTVASQVSETAASQLLAGYNTIHKQVSTAAAGAAQLQNGLTSAATGVTKLQSGATQLNTAQKQLSAGATQLAGGTAEASQGATSLANGAKQLDNGLGTLKEKTATLPKQTKQLAAGADQVADGNEKIAATGQQVATASSTLVRDLKTFDTQLAARLKQQGLSQHQIRVIMQETAKLRAPVVQANTKIQSTSKQLNQLATGARKVSNGASALAKATPALTSGIGTASSGAHELSTGADQLKTGLGTLDTGAQKLAAGEKQAVTGQGQLLTGVNSLSTGVGQLKSGATQLNTGLAKGVKEIPNPTTDQRKAVAETLGAPVTLQNVSQATADSYGAGLAPFFLCLACWIGAYVLFLLVRPLSPRALAALQSPFRVALGGWLPPALFGAVQATLVFVAVVLGLGIHAAHPWLTVGFLILTSFTFVAILHALSAWFGAVGKFLGLVLMVIQLVSAGGTFPWQTIPEPLYFFHHALPMSYAIDGVRHLMYGGPGASLGQDLLALAAWFAVALAASTLAARNQRVWPAKKLQPELAL, encoded by the coding sequence GTGACCGCGCTGCGGATGGCCCTGAGTGAGTTGCGACGCCTGACAGCCGGGCGGCTGCCCAAGCTGGCTGTGGTCGCGCTGCTGCTGGTGCCTGTGCTGTACGGCGGCCTGTACCTCTACGCGAACCACGACCCGTACGGCAGGCTCGACAAGATCCCCACTGCAGTCGTCGTCGAGGACGCGGGTACGACGCTCGCGACCGGGGAGAAGCTCAACGTCGGGCCTCAGGTGGCAGACGAACTGGTGAAGTCGAAGAGCTTCGACTGGCACCAGGTGGACCGTGCGGACGCGGCAGCGGGCGTGTCGGACGGGACGTACGAGTTCGCGCTCGTGCTGCCGAAGACGTTCTCGGCCGACCTGGCGTCGAGTGCGGACTTCAAGCCGCGACAGGCGCAGCTGGAGCTACTGACGAACGACGCCAACAACTACATCGCCCACACGATCGCGAACCAGGTCGTCGCGCAGGTGACGAAGACAGTCGCGTCGCAGGTCAGCGAGACGGCCGCGTCACAGCTGCTCGCCGGCTACAACACCATCCACAAGCAGGTCAGTACTGCGGCCGCCGGTGCCGCCCAGCTGCAGAACGGACTGACGTCGGCAGCGACCGGTGTTACGAAGCTGCAGTCCGGTGCTACGCAGCTCAACACCGCCCAGAAGCAGCTGTCGGCCGGCGCGACCCAGCTGGCCGGCGGCACCGCCGAGGCGTCGCAGGGCGCAACCTCGTTGGCGAACGGGGCCAAGCAGCTCGACAACGGCCTGGGGACGTTGAAGGAGAAGACCGCGACGCTGCCGAAGCAGACGAAGCAGCTGGCGGCTGGCGCGGACCAGGTCGCTGACGGCAACGAGAAGATCGCCGCCACCGGGCAGCAGGTCGCGACCGCGTCGAGCACGCTGGTGCGGGACCTGAAGACGTTCGACACTCAGCTCGCCGCACGGCTGAAGCAGCAGGGCCTGAGCCAGCACCAGATCAGGGTCATCATGCAAGAGACGGCGAAGCTGCGCGCTCCCGTCGTACAGGCGAACACGAAGATCCAGTCGACGTCCAAGCAGCTCAACCAGCTCGCGACCGGTGCACGGAAGGTGTCGAACGGCGCCTCGGCGCTCGCGAAGGCGACACCCGCTCTGACGAGTGGCATCGGTACTGCGTCGTCGGGAGCGCATGAGCTGAGCACAGGTGCTGATCAGCTGAAGACCGGGCTCGGCACGTTGGACACCGGTGCGCAGAAGCTTGCAGCCGGGGAGAAACAGGCTGTGACCGGGCAGGGTCAGTTGCTGACCGGTGTGAACAGCCTGTCGACCGGTGTAGGTCAGCTGAAGAGCGGTGCGACGCAACTGAACACCGGGCTGGCGAAGGGCGTGAAGGAGATCCCCAACCCGACCACCGACCAGCGCAAGGCGGTGGCCGAGACGCTGGGGGCACCTGTCACGCTGCAGAACGTCTCACAGGCCACGGCTGACAGCTACGGCGCCGGCCTGGCCCCGTTCTTCCTCTGCCTGGCATGCTGGATCGGCGCCTACGTCCTGTTCCTGCTGGTGCGGCCGCTGTCGCCGCGCGCGTTGGCAGCGTTGCAGTCGCCGTTCCGCGTCGCACTCGGCGGTTGGTTGCCTCCGGCCCTCTTCGGAGCTGTCCAGGCGACGCTGGTCTTCGTGGCCGTCGTCCTCGGCCTCGGTATCCACGCGGCGCATCCGTGGCTGACGGTCGGGTTCCTGATCCTGACGTCGTTCACGTTCGTCGCCATCCTGCACGCGCTGTCCGCGTGGTTCGGCGCGGTGGGCAAGTTCCTGGGGCTGGTGCTGATGGTCATCCAGTTGGTCAGCGCCGGCGGAACGTTCCCGTGGCAGACCATCCCGGAGCCGTTGTACTTCTTCCACCACGCACTCCCGATGAGCTACGCGATCGACGGCGTCCGCCACCTCATGTACGGCGGACCCGGCGCCTCGCTCGGCCAGGACCTCCTGGCCCTCGCCGCCTGGTTCGCGGTGGCCCTCGCCGCCTCCACCCTCGCCGCTCGCAACCAACGCGTCTGGCCGGCCAAGAAGCTCCAGCCGGAATTGGCGCTCTAA
- a CDS encoding N-acetylglucosamine kinase gives MTRIAIDGGQSALRLRVLPSRRTGKGPGYTHGPDAVVKLLDAIRTAAAEAEVSGPVEVVALGLTGYPQAHGAAQAFAADVGEVLNADEVRLTQDMVTAHAGALPDGYGVVVAAGTGLVCLAVDRDGTWRKLDGHGYLFGDAGSAFAIGRAGLVAVQRARDGRGPVTKLADTALDPVALYRSSTLVDDVARFAPEVLRCAAEGDPVAHDVLVEAAGDIAETIGAAVAQLAGEGPVPVACVGGLFDGAGEQLLTPVREALPLRAQLTPAAGNSLDGAEKLATGPAETYADLIVTYRRGH, from the coding sequence TCCGAGTCCTCCCGTCCCGCCGTACGGGAAAGGGACCCGGCTACACCCACGGACCGGACGCCGTGGTCAAGCTGCTCGACGCGATTCGCACCGCCGCGGCCGAGGCCGAGGTGAGCGGCCCGGTCGAGGTGGTTGCCCTCGGCCTCACGGGCTACCCGCAGGCGCACGGGGCCGCGCAGGCGTTCGCGGCCGACGTCGGCGAGGTGCTGAACGCGGACGAGGTGCGGCTCACCCAGGACATGGTGACGGCGCACGCCGGTGCGTTGCCTGATGGGTACGGCGTGGTGGTCGCTGCCGGGACCGGTCTGGTGTGTCTCGCGGTGGACCGCGACGGGACCTGGCGGAAGCTCGACGGGCACGGGTACCTGTTCGGCGACGCCGGCAGTGCTTTCGCGATCGGCCGCGCCGGGCTGGTCGCAGTACAGCGTGCTCGTGATGGCCGTGGTCCGGTGACGAAGCTGGCGGACACTGCGCTCGACCCGGTCGCGTTGTACCGGTCGTCCACGCTGGTCGACGACGTGGCGCGGTTCGCACCCGAAGTACTGCGTTGCGCTGCTGAAGGCGATCCGGTTGCTCATGACGTTCTTGTGGAGGCAGCAGGTGACATCGCCGAGACGATCGGCGCTGCGGTCGCACAGTTGGCGGGTGAAGGGCCGGTCCCGGTTGCCTGCGTCGGGGGACTTTTCGACGGTGCAGGTGAGCAGTTGCTGACCCCTGTGCGCGAGGCGTTGCCGTTGCGAGCTCAACTGACGCCGGCGGCCGGCAACTCGCTGGACGGCGCGGAAAAGCTCGCCACCGGACCGGCGGAAACCTACGCCGACCTGATCGTCACGTACCGTCGGGGGCACTGA